One genomic window of Brassica oleracea var. oleracea cultivar TO1000 unplaced genomic scaffold, BOL UnpScaffold00954, whole genome shotgun sequence includes the following:
- the LOC106320535 gene encoding F-box/LRR-repeat protein At1g48400-like isoform X1: MNYRFLDLDSLLQVRLNLKLWDHHKPIYGDVTNLAAGITNITTLHLSPDSLEAFHFCCKSMPVFKNLLNLSIESNKKKGWQVMPLLLNSCPNLHTLVFKGLVHRVTDKCGDACACTPNNKHNKKMKKKSKVISCLWTCQVKVLEIVEYGGSFQELKQMRHFLGNLESLETVRVGGIDADNTIFLRANLLSLPIVSSYCNNIHFI, from the exons ATGAATTATCGCTTTCTTGATTTGGATTCGCTTCTCCAAGTTAGACTCAATCTCAAGTTATGGGACCATCACAAGCCTATATATGGTGATGTTACAAACCTAGCTGCGGGTATAACCAACATTACAACCCTTCACTTGTCTCCTGATTCACTTGAG GCGTTTCATTTCTGCTGTAAATCTATGCCCGTGTTCAAAAACCTCCTTAACTTATCTATTGAGAGCAACAAGAAGAAAGGTTGGCAAGTAATGCCACTTTTGCTTAACAGTTGTCCAAATCTACACACTTTAGTCTTTAAG GGTCTTGTGCACAGAGTCACAGATAAATGCGGAGATGCATGCGCTTGCACTCCTAATAACAAACacaacaagaagatgaagaagaagagtaaggTAATATCTTGTTTATGGACATGTCAAGTGAAAGTGCTAGAGATTGTAGAGTATGGAGGTTCTTTTCAAGAGCTGAAACAAATGAGACATTTCTTGGGAAACTTGGAATCTCTTGAAACCGTGAGAGTTGGTGGTATTGATGCGGACAACACCATCTTCTTGCGGGCTAATTTGTTATCTCTCCCCATAGTTTCATCATATTGCAACAACATCCACTTCATctga
- the LOC106320535 gene encoding F-box/LRR-repeat protein At1g48400-like isoform X2 → MNYRFLDLDSLLQVRLNLKLWDHHKPIYGDVTNLAAGITNITTLHLSPDSLESNKKKGWQVMPLLLNSCPNLHTLVFKGLVHRVTDKCGDACACTPNNKHNKKMKKKSKVISCLWTCQVKVLEIVEYGGSFQELKQMRHFLGNLESLETVRVGGIDADNTIFLRANLLSLPIVSSYCNNIHFI, encoded by the exons ATGAATTATCGCTTTCTTGATTTGGATTCGCTTCTCCAAGTTAGACTCAATCTCAAGTTATGGGACCATCACAAGCCTATATATGGTGATGTTACAAACCTAGCTGCGGGTATAACCAACATTACAACCCTTCACTTGTCTCCTGATTCACTTGAG AGCAACAAGAAGAAAGGTTGGCAAGTAATGCCACTTTTGCTTAACAGTTGTCCAAATCTACACACTTTAGTCTTTAAG GGTCTTGTGCACAGAGTCACAGATAAATGCGGAGATGCATGCGCTTGCACTCCTAATAACAAACacaacaagaagatgaagaagaagagtaaggTAATATCTTGTTTATGGACATGTCAAGTGAAAGTGCTAGAGATTGTAGAGTATGGAGGTTCTTTTCAAGAGCTGAAACAAATGAGACATTTCTTGGGAAACTTGGAATCTCTTGAAACCGTGAGAGTTGGTGGTATTGATGCGGACAACACCATCTTCTTGCGGGCTAATTTGTTATCTCTCCCCATAGTTTCATCATATTGCAACAACATCCACTTCATctga
- the LOC106320533 gene encoding SWR1-complex protein 4 isoform X2 yields the protein MGGTDAKDILGLPKTPLSLTQEKKSRPQKESHRKPDGISREVYALTGGVAPLMPSIDVTHLKRPPPPDEKVAWQWLPVKSSARKDDLQLYHWVRVVNDVPPTGDYSFAKYNKSVDVLKYTDDEYENHLTDPVWTKEETDQLFELCERFDLRFTVIADRFPLSRTVEELKDRYYSVTRALLRARAQSPAELANHPLIKEPYDMTRDRERKRALSMVLSQSRHQEKKDAEILAEAKRITEMRLAARRAAEPDVPANENIGSVSPSSNSQLPATAVAPSTLTMADYASTLASLRMLHVYLRTYGLEQMVQAASSAVGLRTIKRVEQTLQDLGVNLKPKVPTKTVCDEHLELRKEILTLLNLQKQYKESEGSSHREGTYGAMPDTPKDRVFASEPFGFGAERPIKKEPKRKGPGRQSDTPSPAHKRPRKLKASDL from the exons ATGGGAGGTACGGACGCGAAGGACATCCTCGGGTTGCCGAAGACGCCACTGTCTCTAACTCAGGAGAAGAAATCTCGACCCCAGAAGGAGTCCCATCGAAAACCCGATGGCATTTCTCGCGAG GTTTATGCGCTTACCGGAGGCGTTGCGCCTCTCATGCCTTCAATTGATGTTACCCACTTGAAGCGACCTCCTCCACCTGATGAGAAG GTTGCTTGGCAGTGGCTTCCCGTCAAAAGTTCTGCTAGGAAAGATGATTTGCAGCTCTACCATTGG GTTAGAGTGGTAAATGATGTTCCACCAACAGGTGACTACTCCTTTGCCAAGTACAACAAG TCAGTTGATGTCTTGAAATACACTGACGATGAGTATGAGAACCATTTAACGGACCCT GTGTGGACTAAGGAAGAGACGGATCAGTTGTTTGAATTGTGTGAAAGGTTTGATCTCCGTTTCACTGTGATTGCTGATCGCTTTCCATTATCCCGGACTGTAGAGGAATTGAAGGATCGTTACTATAGTG TAACTCGGGCCCTGCTGCGTGCTAGAGCTCAGTCTCCAGCAGAGTTGGCAAACCATCCTCTTATAAAG GAGCCTTATGATATGACACGCGATAGAGAGCGCAAACGTGCATTGTCAATGGTCTTGTCCCAGAGTAGACACCAAGAGAAAAAAGATGCTGAG ATTCTTGCTGAGGCTAAGAGAATCACAGAGATGCGTTTGGCTGCGCGT CGTGCGGCGGAGCCTGATGTGCCTGCGAATGAAAATATCGGTAGTGTATCTCCATCTTCCAATTCTCAACTTCCTGCAACTGCCGTGGCTCCATCAACACTAACTATGGCTGATTATGCCTCTACCCTTGCTTCTCTGCGCATG CTTCATGTGTATTTGAGAACCTATGGACTTGAACAAATGGTCCAAGCTGCAAGCTCTGCTGTTGGTCTTCGAACGATCAAGCGCGTTGAGCAGACTCTGCAAGATCTCGGG GTTAATTTAAAGCCAAAGGTTCCTACAAAAACTGTATGCGATGAGCATCTTGAATTACGGAAAGAAATTCTAACACTACTGAATCTTCAGAAACag TATAAAGAATCAGAAGGTTCATCACACCGTGAAGGGACATATGGCGCAATGCCAGATACTCCAAAA GATCGTGTTTTCGCATCTGAGCCATTCGGTTTTGGAG CTGAAAGACCAATCAAGAAGGAACCAAAGCGCAAG GGTCCTGGAAGACAATCAGATACTCCTTCACCAGCTCATAAGCGCCCCAGAAAATTGAAAGCATCTGATCTCTAA
- the LOC106320533 gene encoding SWR1-complex protein 4 isoform X1, producing MGGTDAKDILGLPKTPLSLTQEKKSRPQKESHRKPDGISREVYALTGGVAPLMPSIDVTHLKRPPPPDEKVAWQWLPVKSSARKDDLQLYHWVRVVNDVPPTGDYSFAKYNKSVDVLKYTDDEYENHLTDPVWTKEETDQLFELCERFDLRFTVIADRFPLSRTVEELKDRYYSVTRALLRARAQSPAELANHPLIKEPYDMTRDRERKRALSMVLSQSRHQEKKDAEILAEAKRITEMRLAARRAAEPDVPANENIGSVSPSSNSQLPATAVAPSTLTMADYASTLASLRMLHVYLRTYGLEQMVQAASSAVGLRTIKRVEQTLQDLGVNLKPKVPTKTVCDEHLELRKEILTLLNLQKQLQYKESEGSSHREGTYGAMPDTPKDRVFASEPFGFGAERPIKKEPKRKGPGRQSDTPSPAHKRPRKLKASDL from the exons ATGGGAGGTACGGACGCGAAGGACATCCTCGGGTTGCCGAAGACGCCACTGTCTCTAACTCAGGAGAAGAAATCTCGACCCCAGAAGGAGTCCCATCGAAAACCCGATGGCATTTCTCGCGAG GTTTATGCGCTTACCGGAGGCGTTGCGCCTCTCATGCCTTCAATTGATGTTACCCACTTGAAGCGACCTCCTCCACCTGATGAGAAG GTTGCTTGGCAGTGGCTTCCCGTCAAAAGTTCTGCTAGGAAAGATGATTTGCAGCTCTACCATTGG GTTAGAGTGGTAAATGATGTTCCACCAACAGGTGACTACTCCTTTGCCAAGTACAACAAG TCAGTTGATGTCTTGAAATACACTGACGATGAGTATGAGAACCATTTAACGGACCCT GTGTGGACTAAGGAAGAGACGGATCAGTTGTTTGAATTGTGTGAAAGGTTTGATCTCCGTTTCACTGTGATTGCTGATCGCTTTCCATTATCCCGGACTGTAGAGGAATTGAAGGATCGTTACTATAGTG TAACTCGGGCCCTGCTGCGTGCTAGAGCTCAGTCTCCAGCAGAGTTGGCAAACCATCCTCTTATAAAG GAGCCTTATGATATGACACGCGATAGAGAGCGCAAACGTGCATTGTCAATGGTCTTGTCCCAGAGTAGACACCAAGAGAAAAAAGATGCTGAG ATTCTTGCTGAGGCTAAGAGAATCACAGAGATGCGTTTGGCTGCGCGT CGTGCGGCGGAGCCTGATGTGCCTGCGAATGAAAATATCGGTAGTGTATCTCCATCTTCCAATTCTCAACTTCCTGCAACTGCCGTGGCTCCATCAACACTAACTATGGCTGATTATGCCTCTACCCTTGCTTCTCTGCGCATG CTTCATGTGTATTTGAGAACCTATGGACTTGAACAAATGGTCCAAGCTGCAAGCTCTGCTGTTGGTCTTCGAACGATCAAGCGCGTTGAGCAGACTCTGCAAGATCTCGGG GTTAATTTAAAGCCAAAGGTTCCTACAAAAACTGTATGCGATGAGCATCTTGAATTACGGAAAGAAATTCTAACACTACTGAATCTTCAGAAACag CTACAGTATAAAGAATCAGAAGGTTCATCACACCGTGAAGGGACATATGGCGCAATGCCAGATACTCCAAAA GATCGTGTTTTCGCATCTGAGCCATTCGGTTTTGGAG CTGAAAGACCAATCAAGAAGGAACCAAAGCGCAAG GGTCCTGGAAGACAATCAGATACTCCTTCACCAGCTCATAAGCGCCCCAGAAAATTGAAAGCATCTGATCTCTAA